In one Solanum dulcamara chromosome 1, daSolDulc1.2, whole genome shotgun sequence genomic region, the following are encoded:
- the LOC129896415 gene encoding uncharacterized protein LOC129896415, translated as MPKDRSVNSFSVNQSRTSPYSCSSKNSDLDSKKSLLPVVNEREWEEARCPICMEHPHNAVLLLCSSQDKGCHPYMCDTSHRHSNCLDQFRKSSAVGAQQNEDNVSGAVFRRGSWGQALSGASRFCVQKQPGLACPLCRGHVEGWIVVKAARNFMNSKTRSCALETCDFSGNYAELRKHARHEHPSERPAAADPMRQSDWTRLELQRDFEDAFSAYQTPSDDDISGVDFLTELPHFLTDLPLDTGLFDLLDGYYPEAEEGLDEDINMSLDFELELSFSFLNEFPVVPSAWDGSPSYAGGRSTYRSESGARSQNRRSRRSASGSDNYEQRSTGSRSTNLSSRHGHFS; from the coding sequence ATGCCAAAAGACAGAAGTGTGAATTCCTTTTCCGTTAACCAGTCAAGGACATCTCCTTACTCTTGCAGCTCAAAGAATTCTGACCTCGACTCCAAGAAATCTCTACTACCAGTTGTGAATGAAAGAGAATGGGAAGAAGCTAGATGTCCAATATGTATGGAACATCCACACAATGCTGTCCTTTTACTTTGTTCTTCACAAGACAAGGGTTGTCATCCTTATATGTGCGACACAAGTCATCGACATTCTAATTGCCTTGATCAATTTCGTAAATCATCTGCTGTAGGAGCTCAACAAAACGAAGATAATGTATCAGGAGCTGTGTTCCGTAGAGGAAGTTGGGGGCAAGCACTATCAGGAGCTTCAAGGTTTTGTGTGCAGAAGCAACCTGGGCTTGCCTGCCCTCTTTGCCGGGGACATGTCGAAGGATGGATTGTTGTAAAGGCTGCTCGTAATTTCATGAACTCCAAAACAAGGAGTTGTGCCCTGGAGACATGTGATTTCTCTGGTAACTATGCCGAACTAAGAAAGCATGCAAGGCATGAACATCCCTCGGAAAGGCCAGCTGCGGCCGACCCTATGCGGCAGTCTGACTGGACAAGATTGGAGCTTCAAAGGGACTTTGAAGATGCTTTCAGTGCATATCAAACACCATCTGATGATGACATTTCTGGAGTTGACTTCCTAACAGAGCTGCCTCACTTCCTAACAGATCTGCCTCTTGACACTGGTCTATTTGACCTGCTAGATGGTTACTACCCAGAGGCTGAGGAGGGATTGGATGAAGACATCAATATGTCACTGGATTTCGAACttgagctctctttctctttcctGAATGAGTTCCCAGTGGTGCCTTCAGCATGGGATGGGTCTCCAAGCTATGCTGGTGGGAGAAGCACTTATCGATCAGAGAGTGGTGCTAGATCACAAAACAGGAGATCTAGAAGATCGGCATCAGGTTCTGATAACTACGAACAGAGGTCAACAGGTTCAAGAAGCACAAATCTGTCATCAAGACACGGACACTTTAGTTAA
- the LOC129893912 gene encoding uncharacterized protein LOC129893912, translated as MKVVASSEYLYSVYKSGRRYIVCLKRKICNCGRFQLDEIPCPYTIAMLKRKNIIDMHPYCSDYYKPEALTNTYELSMIPMPYKKDWIIPKEILEEFVFPPRYKRMSGRQKKGRKKTLVRS; from the exons atgaag gttgttgcttcatcagaatATCTATATTCTGTTTATAAATCAGGAAgaagatacattgtgtgtcttaaaagaaaaatatgcaaTTGTGGGAGGtttcaactagacgagataCCATGTCCATACACAATTGCAATGTTGAAGAGAAAGAACATTATAGACATGCACCCATACTGTTCTGATTACTACAAGCCAGAGGCATTgacaaatacttatgaattgtcAATGATTCCAATGCCATATAAGAAAGATTGGATTATTCCGAAAGAAATATTGGAAGAATTCGTCTTTCCACCAAGATACAAAAGGATGTCAGGAagacaaaagaaaggaagaaaaaaaactctAGTGAGAAGCTAA